A single region of the Pseudorhodoplanes sp. genome encodes:
- a CDS encoding glycine zipper domain-containing protein: MLQHLHDATISYICLYSEWQPCGANALRQSALQGHARPIEWICRVEWRIEHIGGATRGGRGAAVGAAIGIGAGALIGGQMERRRGNYYLYNGRCWVRFRNGEFHPVSHRYCR; encoded by the coding sequence ATGCTCCAGCATTTGCACGACGCAACAATATCATACATTTGCCTGTATTCCGAATGGCAGCCTTGCGGCGCGAACGCGCTTCGCCAATCTGCATTGCAAGGCCACGCAAGGCCCATAGAATGGATATGCAGAGTTGAGTGGAGGATTGAACATATTGGTGGCGCAACCCGCGGCGGGCGCGGCGCAGCGGTCGGGGCGGCCATCGGTATCGGTGCGGGGGCGCTGATCGGCGGGCAGATGGAGCGCCGCCGTGGCAATTACTACTTGTACAATGGCCGCTGCTGGGTTCGCTTCCGCAATGGTGAATTCCATCCGGTTTCACATCGTTATTGCCGCTAG
- a CDS encoding TRAP transporter large permease produces MTVILLCVLAAVLLALGFEMFLVMGIPSLLAWYFLFPTIPPIALAQKLLGGVNVSTLLAIPFFIFAADIMARGTIAKRLTDLVKTNLGHIRGGIGHTTVVSCMGFGAICGSAPATVAALGRLLHPELLKARYPEKFSLGLIASSAECALLIPPSITLIIYGWLTGTSIADLFAAGLIVGIVLGAAFMIYVQIVTWRTGAGSFPRASRSERLLALRDGLVALGMPVIILGGIYGGIFTATEAAAVAVVYALLVEMVIYRSFGLKVLGEIAESSAITVVVIFILLAMGSMLSFLITLAQVPSFFTQLFAAWNVNWIVFFLIVNVVLLIAGMFIDPNSILLVLVPTFFPVATALGIDPVHFGIVVCLNICIGMITPPFGLDLFVASSTLRRPVELIISGIWPFILTNILVLLLITYVPQISTGILAVIR; encoded by the coding sequence ATGACCGTTATCCTGCTCTGTGTCCTGGCGGCCGTCCTCTTGGCACTCGGTTTCGAGATGTTCCTCGTCATGGGCATCCCGAGCCTTCTCGCCTGGTATTTCCTGTTTCCGACCATCCCGCCGATAGCGCTGGCGCAGAAACTTCTTGGCGGCGTGAACGTGTCCACGCTGCTGGCGATCCCGTTCTTCATTTTCGCCGCCGACATCATGGCGCGCGGCACCATTGCCAAACGCCTGACCGATCTGGTCAAGACCAATCTCGGCCATATCCGCGGCGGCATCGGCCACACGACGGTGGTTTCCTGCATGGGGTTCGGCGCGATTTGCGGTTCGGCACCCGCCACGGTCGCGGCTCTTGGCCGGCTCTTGCACCCCGAACTACTCAAGGCGCGTTATCCGGAAAAATTCTCGCTCGGGCTGATCGCCTCCAGCGCCGAATGCGCGTTGCTCATTCCGCCGAGCATTACGCTCATCATTTACGGTTGGCTTACCGGAACATCGATCGCCGACCTGTTCGCTGCGGGTCTCATTGTCGGCATCGTGCTCGGCGCAGCCTTCATGATTTATGTGCAGATCGTGACATGGCGCACCGGCGCCGGCTCGTTTCCGCGTGCGTCGCGCAGCGAACGCCTGCTTGCGCTGCGCGACGGGCTGGTGGCACTCGGCATGCCGGTGATCATCCTCGGCGGCATCTATGGCGGCATTTTCACGGCAACGGAAGCGGCTGCCGTCGCCGTGGTCTACGCGCTCCTTGTTGAAATGGTCATCTACCGCTCGTTCGGCCTTAAGGTTCTTGGGGAAATTGCCGAAAGCTCGGCGATCACCGTCGTTGTCATTTTCATTTTGCTGGCGATGGGGTCGATGCTGTCCTTCCTGATCACGCTGGCACAGGTGCCGAGTTTCTTCACGCAATTGTTTGCCGCGTGGAACGTGAACTGGATCGTCTTCTTCCTGATCGTCAATGTCGTGCTGCTGATCGCCGGTATGTTCATCGATCCGAACTCGATCCTGCTGGTCTTGGTGCCGACATTTTTCCCGGTGGCGACCGCGCTCGGCATCGACCCGGTACATTTCGGCATCGTCGTATGCTTGAATATCTGCATCGGAATGATTACGCCGCCATTCGGGCTCGATCTGTTTGTCGCGTCCTCAACGCTTCGTCGACCGGTCGAACTGATCATTAGCGGCATTTGGCCGTTCATTCTCACGAATATTCTTGTGCTGTTGCTCATCACCTATGTGCCGCAGATCTCGACGGGCATTCTGGCCGTTATCCGCTGA
- a CDS encoding AI-2E family transporter — translation MTKDRWVRVMIGILAIITVFAALSVASSVFAPVACAIFIIAIVWPMQRRLQSHLPQLLALAIVIAVTVTVFVVFASLVSWGFGRIGRTVVAEAGRFQSLYGQMTAWLEAHGIVIAGMWAEHFDMRWLIRTMQGITARLNTTVTFWLVVIVYVILGLLEVDDVRRKLEAMHDRMPARILLDGSATIAAKFRRYMLIRTIMSLATGTMVWALAALSGLQLAAEWGVIAFTLNYIPFIGPFIATVFPTLYALAQFESWQAAFVVFACLNVIQFVIGSYIEPRVAGNALAMSPFLVLFSVFFWTYLWGFFGAFIGVPIAIAVLTFCALHPSTRWLADLLGAPGKKPEVEKKA, via the coding sequence ATGACAAAAGATCGTTGGGTCCGCGTGATGATCGGAATCCTTGCGATCATCACGGTTTTCGCAGCCCTCAGCGTCGCCAGCTCCGTCTTCGCGCCCGTGGCGTGCGCGATTTTCATTATTGCCATCGTCTGGCCGATGCAGCGCCGCCTGCAATCGCATCTTCCGCAATTGCTGGCGCTGGCCATCGTTATCGCGGTGACGGTGACCGTGTTCGTGGTTTTTGCCTCGCTGGTCAGTTGGGGCTTCGGCCGGATCGGCCGGACGGTGGTCGCCGAAGCCGGGCGCTTTCAAAGTCTCTACGGGCAGATGACGGCGTGGCTTGAAGCGCATGGCATCGTCATCGCCGGGATGTGGGCGGAGCATTTTGACATGCGCTGGCTGATCCGCACCATGCAGGGCATTACGGCGCGGCTGAACACCACTGTCACATTCTGGCTGGTGGTGATTGTCTATGTCATCCTTGGTCTGCTCGAAGTGGATGACGTGCGGCGGAAGCTGGAAGCCATGCATGACCGCATGCCCGCGCGCATTCTCCTCGACGGCAGCGCAACCATAGCCGCCAAATTTCGCCGCTACATGCTGATCCGGACGATCATGAGCCTGGCGACCGGCACGATGGTCTGGGCGCTGGCGGCTTTGTCGGGCCTGCAGCTCGCCGCCGAATGGGGCGTCATCGCCTTCACGCTAAACTATATTCCGTTCATCGGCCCCTTCATCGCTACCGTGTTTCCGACCCTGTATGCACTTGCGCAGTTTGAATCCTGGCAGGCGGCCTTTGTCGTCTTCGCCTGCCTGAACGTCATCCAGTTCGTCATCGGCAGCTATATAGAACCGCGCGTCGCCGGCAACGCGCTCGCCATGTCGCCCTTCCTGGTCCTGTTCTCAGTCTTCTTCTGGACCTATCTCTGGGGCTTCTTCGGTGCTTTCATTGGCGTGCCGATCGCGATTGCGGTACTGACATTCTGTGCGCTGCATCCGTCAACCCGCTGGCTGGCCGATCTGCTAGGGGCGCCCGGCAAAAAGCCGGAGGTGGAGAAAAAGGCCTAG
- a CDS encoding dihydroorotate dehydrogenase electron transfer subunit — protein sequence MEALLDTRSHVPSALQRTADDVVASVTAHEWANSEYKHLILDAPEPAPQARAGQFFHLECPQVGADHPFFRRPMSVYKADPRKGQVEFLYKVTGAGTRGLATLRPGDTLRMLGPLGVGFTLDENWKNIVVLGRGVGLATLAPLAEMAAADGVGVTAIFSARGPAQVMSVERFAKTGARIETVLDSDGSSDVKNVERLLRQIADEGNADAFYTCGSNRLMLLMQRLGRELGIPGEVALEQQMACGIGMCFCCVRNFRSGNEVVSRRVCWDGPVFRLDEAMSW from the coding sequence GTGGAAGCGTTATTGGATACCCGAAGTCACGTACCATCCGCTTTGCAGCGGACGGCCGACGATGTCGTTGCCAGCGTGACGGCACATGAATGGGCCAATAGCGAATACAAGCATCTCATCCTCGACGCGCCGGAGCCGGCACCGCAGGCTCGGGCCGGACAGTTTTTCCATCTGGAATGCCCGCAGGTGGGAGCAGATCACCCGTTCTTCCGGCGCCCGATGAGCGTCTACAAGGCCGATCCGCGGAAAGGGCAAGTCGAGTTCCTCTACAAGGTGACGGGTGCTGGCACGCGCGGCCTGGCGACGCTCCGCCCCGGTGACACGTTGCGCATGCTTGGGCCGCTAGGCGTCGGCTTCACGCTTGATGAGAACTGGAAGAACATCGTCGTGCTCGGCCGCGGTGTGGGCCTTGCGACGCTGGCGCCGCTGGCCGAGATGGCGGCGGCCGATGGAGTCGGCGTGACCGCAATTTTCAGCGCCCGCGGCCCCGCCCAGGTCATGTCGGTCGAGCGCTTCGCGAAAACAGGTGCCCGTATCGAGACCGTGCTGGACAGCGACGGCTCGAGCGATGTGAAGAATGTCGAACGGTTGCTGCGCCAGATCGCAGACGAGGGGAACGCGGACGCGTTCTACACCTGCGGCTCCAACCGCCTGATGCTTCTGATGCAGCGGCTCGGCCGAGAACTCGGTATTCCGGGGGAGGTCGCGCTGGAGCAGCAGATGGCTTGCGGCATCGGCATGTGCTTCTGCTGCGTCCGCAATTTCCGCTCCGGCAATGAGGTCGTGAGCCGCCGGGTCTGCTGGGACGGGCCGGTGTTCCGTCTTGACGAGGCGATGTCATGGTAG
- a CDS encoding orotate phosphoribosyltransferase, which yields MNTFSPPTDKTVIAHQTAKMMLEIQAIHFNADSPFVFTSGWASPVYVDCRKIISYPRLRSALIDFAASNILTEVGYESIDYIAGGETAGIPFAAWIADRLMLPMQYIRKQAKGFGRNAQIEGEVLTGARTLLVEDLATDGRSKINFCNALRKAGAKVDHCFVVFYYDIFPMSRENLKDLNVTLHYLATWWDVLEVAKRSGHFDAGVLREVENFLHEPAKWSAAHGGIAEFAPLTVPPGSSAVGIPANGPQTGKSSPIPHVA from the coding sequence ATGAATACCTTCTCGCCCCCTACGGACAAGACGGTAATCGCGCATCAGACAGCGAAGATGATGCTCGAAATTCAGGCGATCCACTTCAATGCGGATTCGCCGTTCGTTTTCACCTCCGGTTGGGCGAGCCCGGTTTACGTCGATTGCCGCAAGATCATTTCCTATCCCAGGCTGCGCTCCGCACTGATCGATTTCGCCGCAAGCAATATCCTCACCGAAGTGGGTTACGAGTCGATCGACTATATCGCCGGCGGCGAGACGGCTGGCATTCCCTTCGCGGCCTGGATCGCCGACCGCCTGATGCTGCCGATGCAATATATCCGCAAGCAGGCGAAAGGCTTCGGGCGCAACGCGCAGATCGAGGGCGAGGTGCTGACCGGCGCCCGTACGCTCCTGGTCGAGGATCTCGCGACCGACGGCCGCTCCAAGATCAATTTCTGCAACGCGCTGCGCAAGGCTGGGGCTAAGGTCGACCACTGCTTCGTCGTATTCTACTACGATATTTTCCCTATGAGCCGTGAGAACCTGAAAGATCTCAACGTCACGCTGCATTATCTCGCGACCTGGTGGGACGTACTTGAGGTCGCCAAGCGCAGCGGGCATTTCGACGCCGGCGTGCTGCGTGAAGTGGAGAATTTCCTGCATGAGCCGGCGAAATGGTCGGCGGCGCATGGAGGAATTGCCGAGTTCGCGCCGCTCACGGTCCCGCCCGGATCGAGTGCCGTCGGCATCCCTGCAAACGGGCCCCAGACCGGCAAGTCCTCGCCGATCCCGCACGTCGCGTAA
- a CDS encoding DUF4344 domain-containing metallopeptidase → MSWANATFWGDDIIVCYEYFEFIMKFAPTEERHGLTPRDALIGPTVDVFLHEVGHAVLQILEIPFFGGEEDVADYFATYVMLKFNKEDARRLILGASFISGGEALKIQNEAPELRLLAASHSLPAQRHFNRWCLAYGFDPVLFADAVSRNMMPRSRSANCRYEYLTNERAFNALIMPYIDQTLMRKVLAKKWFEFESDAANVMYGATAQPESKQ, encoded by the coding sequence ATCAGCTGGGCCAATGCGACCTTCTGGGGTGACGACATCATCGTCTGCTACGAATATTTCGAGTTCATCATGAAATTTGCGCCGACCGAGGAGCGCCACGGTTTGACGCCGCGCGACGCGCTGATCGGTCCGACCGTCGATGTGTTTCTGCACGAAGTCGGGCACGCGGTGCTGCAAATCCTGGAGATTCCATTCTTTGGCGGCGAAGAGGATGTTGCCGATTATTTTGCGACCTACGTCATGCTGAAATTCAACAAGGAGGATGCGCGGCGGCTGATTCTCGGCGCCTCCTTCATCAGCGGCGGCGAGGCGCTGAAAATCCAGAACGAGGCGCCGGAATTGCGGCTCTTGGCAGCGTCGCATTCCCTGCCGGCGCAACGCCATTTCAACAGGTGGTGCCTCGCTTATGGCTTCGATCCCGTGCTGTTTGCGGACGCCGTCAGCCGCAACATGATGCCGCGCAGCCGCTCGGCCAATTGCCGCTACGAATATCTCACCAATGAGCGCGCCTTCAACGCGCTGATCATGCCCTATATCGATCAGACGCTGATGAGAAAGGTGCTGGCAAAAAAATGGTTCGAGTTCGAATCCGACGCGGCAAATGTGATGTATGGCGCGACTGCGCAGCCGGAGAGCAAGCAATAG
- a CDS encoding Zn-dependent hydrolase, which yields MTVAAVASPNLGNMALRDHAEYLFDELVRISHDGVGITRECFAEGEIRAIELMKKAAEAEGLTTEVDAAGSLIISDPADDQSRPAIYVGSHIDSVPQGGNFDGAAGVIAGLLCMIRRRRENARGDDPVRVIILRGEESAFYARANIGSRALFGLLTTKDLDTKARGNGKTLREAMTSAGINVDPIEAGERLFDSAVARAYLEVHIEQGPVMIARELPTAIVTGIRGNIRHRKITCIGEAGHSGAVPRWLRRDAVFAASDLIARLDEHWMRLLERGLDLVITVGIVGTNPNEHAMSRIPGEVNFSFEVRSQSHDTLEAFYELFRSECRAVSDQRRVRFEFDDRIYTEPATMDPAIVKALSKASEKLGLPTELIASGAGHDAQVFANGGVPSGMIFIRNANGSHNPNEAMDIDDFLKSVDILYTAVSETL from the coding sequence GTGACCGTCGCCGCTGTCGCTTCTCCCAATCTCGGCAATATGGCTCTGCGCGATCACGCCGAATATTTGTTCGACGAACTGGTGCGCATCAGCCATGACGGCGTCGGCATCACGCGCGAATGCTTTGCCGAGGGGGAAATTCGCGCGATCGAATTGATGAAAAAGGCGGCGGAAGCCGAAGGGCTGACCACAGAGGTTGATGCCGCGGGCAGCCTGATCATCTCTGATCCCGCCGACGACCAGAGCAGGCCTGCCATCTATGTCGGCTCGCACATCGATTCCGTCCCGCAGGGCGGCAATTTCGACGGTGCGGCAGGAGTGATCGCCGGACTTCTGTGTATGATTCGCCGGCGGCGCGAGAATGCCCGCGGCGACGATCCCGTCCGTGTCATCATCTTGCGCGGGGAGGAGAGCGCCTTCTATGCACGGGCGAATATCGGCTCGCGCGCTTTGTTCGGCCTGTTGACGACGAAAGACCTCGACACTAAGGCGCGCGGCAACGGTAAGACCTTGCGCGAAGCGATGACGAGCGCGGGCATCAACGTCGATCCGATCGAGGCCGGTGAGCGGCTGTTCGATTCTGCGGTCGCACGCGCCTATCTCGAGGTGCATATCGAGCAGGGGCCGGTGATGATCGCGCGCGAACTGCCGACCGCGATCGTGACCGGCATCCGCGGGAATATCAGGCATCGCAAGATAACCTGCATTGGTGAGGCAGGTCATTCGGGCGCGGTGCCGCGCTGGCTGCGGCGCGACGCGGTGTTTGCGGCCTCCGACCTGATCGCGCGGCTTGACGAGCACTGGATGCGGCTCCTCGAGCGTGGACTTGACCTTGTCATCACGGTCGGGATTGTAGGCACCAATCCGAACGAACACGCCATGAGCCGGATTCCGGGCGAAGTGAATTTTAGCTTCGAGGTGCGCAGCCAGAGCCACGATACGCTCGAGGCGTTCTACGAGCTGTTCCGGTCGGAGTGCCGCGCAGTTTCGGACCAAAGACGCGTGAGGTTCGAGTTCGACGACCGCATCTATACCGAGCCGGCGACGATGGATCCGGCGATCGTGAAGGCGCTGAGCAAAGCCTCGGAAAAGCTCGGCCTGCCAACTGAGCTGATCGCAAGCGGAGCTGGGCATGACGCACAGGTTTTTGCGAATGGCGGCGTGCCCTCCGGCATGATCTTCATCCGCAACGCCAACGGATCGCACAATCCGAATGAGGCGATGGATATCGACGACTTCCTCAAGAGCGTCGATATCCTCTACACTGCCGTTTCGGAGACGCTCTGA
- a CDS encoding dihydroorotate dehydrogenase: MVDLRVTIGSLTLGNPVMPASGTFADGLAQIVPFDRLGALVTKTITAELRGGNPTPRVAELDQAMLNSIGIPSSGVDYFVQKSLPFYRKFKSPLVVSISAPSADAFAELAARFELPGVAAIEANISCPNIEEDGKAFAMNPRSTDMAVRKLRKATRLPLWVKLTPNTSDVAAVARAAENAGADALVVANTILAMSIDIETFKPRLGNIMGGMSGPAIKPIVVRMTYQCAKAVRIPVIGCGGISTAADAVEYMLAGATAVQVGTATFLRPSAMTDVIDGLTAFCQRKGIARVSDLIGAVGDAEMAVDDLEAVP; encoded by the coding sequence ATGGTAGACCTTCGCGTCACGATCGGTTCGCTCACGCTCGGCAACCCGGTGATGCCGGCGTCGGGCACGTTCGCCGACGGTCTCGCGCAGATCGTGCCATTCGACAGGCTGGGCGCGCTGGTGACCAAGACCATCACCGCCGAATTGCGCGGCGGCAATCCGACTCCCCGCGTCGCCGAGCTCGACCAGGCAATGCTCAATTCCATCGGCATTCCGAGCAGCGGCGTTGATTATTTCGTGCAGAAATCGCTGCCCTTCTACCGCAAGTTCAAGAGCCCGCTGGTAGTGAGTATTTCCGCGCCCTCGGCCGACGCCTTTGCCGAACTTGCAGCGCGCTTCGAGCTGCCGGGTGTCGCCGCAATCGAGGCGAACATCTCCTGTCCGAACATCGAGGAAGACGGCAAGGCGTTCGCAATGAATCCGCGCTCGACCGATATGGCTGTGCGCAAGCTGCGCAAGGCCACGCGTCTGCCCTTGTGGGTGAAGCTGACCCCCAACACGAGCGACGTCGCCGCGGTGGCGCGCGCAGCGGAAAACGCCGGCGCCGATGCGCTCGTCGTCGCGAACACCATCCTCGCCATGTCGATCGACATCGAGACCTTCAAGCCGCGACTCGGCAACATTATGGGCGGGATGTCGGGGCCCGCAATCAAGCCGATCGTCGTGCGCATGACCTATCAATGCGCGAAGGCCGTGCGCATCCCCGTCATCGGTTGCGGGGGCATTTCGACCGCGGCAGACGCCGTCGAATACATGTTGGCCGGTGCGACCGCAGTGCAGGTCGGCACCGCCACGTTCCTGCGTCCCTCCGCGATGACCGACGTGATCGACGGTTTGACGGCGTTCTGCCAACGCAAGGGGATCGCTCGCGTTTCCGATTTGATCGGTGCCGTTGGCGATGCCGAAATGGCGGTCGACGATCTGGAGGCTGTGCCGTGA
- the pyrC gene encoding dihydroorotase — MDQITIRRPDDWHVHFRSGAMLKTVVPFTARQFGRAIVMPNLVPPVTTAKMAAAYRNEIKAAVPPGVDFTPLMTCYLTDSTDPVDLVTGHREGIFTAAKLYPAHATTNSQHGVTDITKIHRVLGAMEEHGIPLLTHGEVTDAAIDVFDREKVFIERVLEPVLEKFPGLKVVMEHITTSQGAEIVRRNKARMGATITPQHLLFNRNALFQGGLRPHMYCLPILKREEHRRALRGAATGGETCFFLGTDTAPHLRHLKEADCGCAGVFSAPVAIEAYLHVFSEENALDRFEGFASLHGPAFYGLPPNEKRVTFVRKSADVPKKFAVSEEGELICLFGGGQVDWSAV; from the coding sequence ATGGACCAGATCACCATCCGCCGGCCTGACGACTGGCACGTACATTTCCGCTCCGGCGCGATGCTGAAAACGGTGGTCCCGTTCACCGCCCGCCAGTTTGGCCGCGCCATTGTGATGCCGAATCTCGTGCCGCCGGTGACGACAGCAAAGATGGCGGCGGCGTATCGGAACGAGATCAAGGCGGCGGTGCCGCCGGGCGTCGATTTCACGCCGCTGATGACTTGCTATCTCACCGACAGCACCGACCCGGTCGATCTTGTCACCGGGCACCGTGAAGGAATTTTCACAGCGGCGAAGCTTTATCCCGCGCATGCGACGACCAATTCCCAGCACGGGGTCACCGACATCACGAAAATCCATCGTGTGCTCGGAGCAATGGAGGAGCATGGCATTCCGTTGCTGACGCATGGCGAAGTGACTGACGCCGCGATCGATGTGTTCGACCGCGAGAAAGTGTTTATCGAGCGGGTGCTGGAACCGGTGCTGGAAAAATTCCCTGGCCTGAAGGTCGTGATGGAGCACATCACGACCTCGCAGGGTGCCGAAATCGTCCGCCGGAACAAGGCGCGTATGGGTGCCACAATCACGCCACAGCATTTGCTGTTCAATCGCAACGCGCTGTTCCAGGGCGGCTTGCGACCGCACATGTATTGCCTGCCGATCCTCAAGCGCGAGGAACATCGCCGCGCTCTGCGCGGGGCGGCGACCGGAGGCGAGACCTGTTTCTTCCTCGGAACCGACACCGCCCCGCATCTGCGCCATCTGAAGGAGGCCGATTGCGGTTGCGCCGGCGTGTTCAGCGCGCCGGTCGCGATCGAGGCCTATCTGCATGTTTTCTCTGAAGAAAACGCTCTCGACCGGTTCGAGGGTTTCGCCTCGCTGCATGGCCCGGCTTTCTACGGGCTGCCGCCGAACGAAAAGAGGGTCACTTTCGTCCGCAAATCCGCCGACGTGCCGAAAAAATTCGCGGTGTCGGAGGAGGGCGAATTGATCTGTTTATTCGGCGGCGGGCAGGTTGACTGGTCGGCGGTCTGA
- a CDS encoding metallophosphoesterase, with the protein MSPLIDPRRGDVEDDALSTKRRSVLAIAGSLLAEISLPKLVLAWLLLIIFPGVLLGLAPLMATGWLAALSRQMASPFSGIWPLLVLIVIAAIGWLGGRPLFRAAERGFWSLNSLAVQPGYAFCRESLRHLGELLIPGADAGLRGRLRSAAAAGSGLILCVVALGFVSLAWPTSRWLGDVADLVSPLRLIVPALANSVVFIGSYLAAVSLVWGFADATMEQPRDLAAFDQPQPAGRSWRIVHLSDLHVVGERFGCRIESGRSGARGNERLQRVLARLADIHAQQPFDLILITGDITDAGRSAEWAEFFAALDKHPQLRARSLILPGNHDLNVVDRTNPARLDLPTSPGKRLRQMRALSAMAALQGERMRVIDPATQRQGGTLAEALAPHRSDIAEFADTGTLRQSFRLEQVWSDIFPMLLPPDTEDGLGVLLLNSNAEAHFSFTNALGLISAAQAKAVTAMARQFPRGLWIVAWHHHLVEYPKPAKAFSERIGTALINGSWFVRQLQALGGDRIVVMHGHRHIDWVGDCGGVRIVSAPSPVMEATDDMPTCFYIHTLASDPRGRLLLLAPEQIEIAGSDGTAD; encoded by the coding sequence ATGTCTCCGCTGATTGATCCGCGCCGCGGAGACGTCGAAGACGATGCATTGAGCACCAAGCGGCGCTCGGTTCTCGCTATCGCCGGCAGCCTGCTGGCGGAGATCAGCCTGCCCAAACTGGTGCTGGCATGGCTGTTGCTGATCATTTTTCCAGGCGTGCTGCTCGGGCTTGCGCCGCTGATGGCGACAGGCTGGCTGGCGGCGCTGTCCCGGCAGATGGCGTCTCCGTTCAGTGGAATCTGGCCACTCCTTGTACTCATCGTGATCGCTGCCATCGGCTGGCTGGGTGGACGGCCGTTATTTCGTGCGGCCGAGCGCGGATTCTGGTCGTTGAATTCACTTGCGGTGCAGCCGGGCTATGCGTTCTGCCGAGAGAGCCTGCGGCACCTCGGCGAGCTGTTGATTCCAGGCGCCGATGCCGGGTTGCGCGGGCGCCTGCGCTCGGCGGCAGCGGCCGGGTCAGGTCTGATCCTGTGTGTGGTCGCCTTGGGATTTGTATCGCTTGCCTGGCCGACGTCGCGCTGGCTGGGTGATGTCGCGGATCTCGTCTCGCCGCTGCGACTCATTGTTCCTGCGCTTGCGAATAGCGTCGTATTTATTGGTAGCTATCTGGCGGCAGTGTCGCTGGTCTGGGGCTTTGCCGACGCAACCATGGAGCAGCCGCGCGATCTCGCGGCCTTTGACCAGCCGCAACCGGCCGGCCGATCGTGGCGCATTGTCCATCTTTCCGATCTGCATGTCGTCGGCGAACGCTTCGGCTGTCGCATCGAAAGCGGCCGGTCCGGCGCGCGTGGCAATGAACGGCTGCAGCGGGTGCTGGCCCGGCTTGCGGACATTCACGCGCAACAACCGTTCGATTTGATCCTCATCACCGGCGACATCACCGATGCCGGCCGGTCCGCAGAATGGGCGGAATTCTTCGCGGCGCTCGATAAACATCCGCAATTGCGAGCGCGATCGCTGATACTGCCGGGTAATCACGATCTTAATGTCGTGGATCGTACCAATCCGGCGCGGCTCGACCTTCCGACCAGCCCCGGAAAGCGTCTTCGGCAGATGCGCGCTCTGTCGGCGATGGCTGCATTGCAAGGCGAAAGGATGCGTGTCATCGATCCCGCGACCCAGAGGCAGGGCGGCACGCTCGCCGAAGCGCTGGCGCCGCACCGGTCTGATATCGCGGAATTTGCCGATACAGGCACGCTTCGCCAGTCCTTCCGCCTGGAGCAGGTATGGAGCGATATTTTTCCGATGTTGCTGCCGCCGGATACCGAGGATGGGCTGGGCGTCCTCCTGCTCAATTCCAATGCGGAGGCGCATTTTTCCTTCACCAACGCGCTCGGGCTCATCTCGGCGGCACAGGCCAAGGCTGTCACCGCGATGGCCCGGCAATTCCCGCGTGGTCTCTGGATCGTCGCGTGGCATCACCACCTCGTCGAATATCCGAAGCCCGCCAAAGCTTTTTCGGAGCGGATCGGGACAGCGCTGATCAACGGAAGCTGGTTTGTACGGCAATTGCAGGCCCTGGGCGGCGACCGCATCGTCGTCATGCACGGGCATCGTCACATCGATTGGGTTGGTGATTGCGGCGGCGTTCGGATCGTTTCGGCGCCGTCCCCGGTGATGGAAGCAACCGATGACATGCCGACCTGTTTCTATATCCACACGCTCGCGAGTGATCCGCGGGGCAGGCTTTTGCTGCTTGCGCCTGAACAGATCGAAATTGCGGGCTCTGATGGAACTGCCGACTAG